The following is a genomic window from Manihot esculenta cultivar AM560-2 chromosome 9, M.esculenta_v8, whole genome shotgun sequence.
AGATGGAGTATCTAAATTGGCTCAAATTCTCGGTGAATTAAGTAAACAAACTTGCGATGTAACGGTTGTGGGGAATATGGCATGCAAAGCCATAATGATGGAATCAAGTTCTCTTTTGGATTGTAATATGATTGAGAGTGCTTCAGTTGTATGGGAATTTTTCAAAGGAAGGAAGCTCCCTGGAATTATGGCCTTAGATAGAGTATGTTCTCTGAACATCTCCTTCTCTATTCATTTCTGATAATGCAATCAGAGTTGATGTATTTGTTAAATTAGAATATGTAAAGGACTAAACTTGCTTCTTTTTCACTTCCATACAAGTGTTTTCAGACCTTTCTACAGGATTATCCTTTCAATAGATTTTTTTCCATCTATCTCgaaaattatataattcaaTATTTGCTCCCTGATGAAATTTGATGAAAATATTCTCATGGATTTGAGGCCTTTATTTGAAGTAAACCATCATTTATTTGAAGTAAACCACCTCCCTTGAGGGTGCCAAAGGTAATAAAAGTTCTATCTTTGTTTGAATTATGCAGGCATATCCATTCGAGATTGATTGGAGTTCTGTGTATAATGACCCAGCTCAACCTTTGGTAGTTGATATTGGAAGTGGTATCTGTTGCTTTTTCCTTCCTAGTAATGTTCTTGTATATGTTGTTCCATGtatgtttgagattgatttcttCCATTCACCCCTTCCAATGGTTTGATTTCCTGGTATTTCTTTATTCAAATGTGTATGAAAGTTTAGGAAAAAAGATAGATGtgatttatatatatgtttttttttcctttaattgaGAGAAGCTAAGGAAAAAAAATGTTTAGCTATATGAATTACATTGCCATGCATTTCTATCTTTGTGGAAGTGTCTTTTCAACATTtatctaattaataaataactcCGTTCAGTTAACTCAAAAAAGATgataaaatgagagaaaaagagGGAAAGTCTGCAGTTATTGTTGTTTGTAACATTTGATTAAAATTGGCAGGTAATGGACTATTTCTTCTCGGAATGGCTAGAAGAAGAAAGGATTTGAATTTTCTTGGACTGGAGATCAATAAAAAGGTCTTGTGCTTTCCTTCCAGATTCTTTTATAGAACTCCCCTCTCTGCAAAAGTTTGACTTCTTTTGTTTCTCATTCCTTTTAGCTTGTAAGACGTTGCCTGGATTCGGTTCATCAGTCAAGCATTTGGAATGGGTATGGTTACTCTCTTCCATTCTGAATAATTTGTGCACAgctcacacacacacaaaagaaaaaagaacctATAGCTGGGCCTTGTTCTCTTTCTAGCAAGTTAAAATATATTCACCATTATCACTGGAATGTGAACTTGTATTTTAGTTTGTCATCTTATCTGTGTTTCTTTCAATGTATAGGCACTTCATTTCAACAAATGCAACAACAACATTTCGTTCCATAGTTTCTAGTTATCCAGGAGAGTTGGTCCTTGTTTCAATACAGGTATGGGACACAATATTCTGACTATTTTGTGTACTTGTGACTTTTCATCCTGATCGCATGTCTATTAAGAATAAATTGGATCTTTGAACTAGCTGTGATTGATATTTTTCTTATGCAACATTTTGACCACCTTGCAATAATCACTGCCATAACTGGTATTTCGGGTTGGGACCTGTTGCCAATTGCTATTGAAGTGATTAAGATTATTTACCGGCACTGCTGCCAAACTTCAATCATAGTTACTGCTTCTACCTCTGTTGCCAACCTCAGCCACTTTTTTCAATGGATATAGTAATTGTGGATGGTTCACTAGTGGTTCTCGCAGCAATAATGTGTTTCACCTTTCCTTTCTGTTTGGGCATCAGAGTGTACTCCCCCCTCTCCTCCCCTGCCCGGCCCCCCCTCCCCCCACTCACCCACCCATAAAAACCCCACCTGACATTATGAAGAGATTAAATAAGAAAGTATTTTTTTTCAGCTTTGGCACAAATATTGTgagattatataatttataaattaaaatttgaatttatttttctgaTATTTCTTGTGGAAACTTTACTGGTGTTATTCTGTGTGCCTACCATCATTGTAAGGACTGTAACCTGcgaaaaaaatcaaagaaactTTGTTCTTACTTCATTTTCTTTTGACAGAATTGAAATATGTGGGGTCTTTGTTGATTTTATGATATCTTGCAACTTAGTTCACCTTGCAACAAATTAGTAAATAGCAATCTCTTTCTTCTGATGAGAAGTTGAGACAATGGTGAATGAAGCaggtttaaaatatataatttttacccCAATTAGTTTCCCTGAATATGACAATGAAGGTCAGAAATGTTCAAAAAATTATTGGGTTGTAGTTTCATTTCTTCAGAAATGTTCAAAAATTATTGGGTTGTAGTTTCAGTTCTTCAGAAATGTTCAAAAATTATTGAGTTGTAGTTTCATTTCTTTATTCTGTCTTAACAGCTAAGTTTCTTTGATGTACTTATAATATAAATGTGACCTCAATTAAATCTGTTCAGTGCCCAAATCCTGATTTCAACAACCCAGAACATAGATGGAGAATGCTGCAACGGTCATTGGTCGAAGCAGTGACAGATCTGCTTGCACAAGATGGGAAGGTAAATAAAATTACGGCTTTGCTTGTGCTGATGTGAACTCATTAATCATGAACTCAGATCATTGTGAATATGGAAGTTGCTGGTTCAAGTTTTTAACAGATTATCGTTGCATTAATTCCAGGTGTTTCTGCAATCTGACGTAGAAGAAGTTGCAGTAAGAATGAAAGAACTGTTCCTGAAATATGGCAAGGGTAGGTTCACTCTTTCAGGTGACCGATCCAATACCAAAATCGATAAAGAAGCATGGCTGAAGGAGAATCCTTTCAGAGTGAGATCAGACTGGGAACAACATGTTTTAGACCGTGGAGCCCCAATGTACAGATTAATGCTGTCCAAATCACCTAATGCTGAGTGATATTAAAAATTGCTGGTGTTTGAAAGCTGGCTGCATCACTCATCAGTTTCTCTTTTGAGGTTATCAGATTCTCATTTACATTTTACACAGTATTTCACGGGCTTTTTACCAATTTAGGGGTgggagattttaaatttataaattatgtgtTCGAAAAAAGATATTTGTGTATTTAAGGTCGGTGCCAGATGGCAGCCGAAAGATGTGTTTGGCTTTTCATTGGCTTGGGATCTGTAACCTTTGGAGTTGTTTTGTATTGCATTAGTCCTTTTCATATCATATCCTAATCTACTTTTTCTGTGGCTGTTAAACATTTACAAATGGAAAGAAGGGCAATGTATCCGTCAAACAGAGCCCTGACATGCAAAATCAGAAGAAATATGGCCATGCTAGTTTAGATCCTCCACTTATTTTCGCTTTTCTACTgtaaaattattcaatacaatcgccatattaaaaataaataaaaagaataaaatttttaagaattcaatttaaaaaatttccatttaaaaaaaaataaaattaataatttaataaaaatttattttgaataatgaTGACCGTTGAATTTCTACATTCAGACTAAAGTCCAACAATTTAAAACTCATTAGAGTCCATTAAGCCGATTCATTAACATATCATCTAATCTGTGACTAAAGTAAGCTGGATTAATCAAGGGTCTGGATTAGCCAAAAGAGAGTTTAGCTCATTTGATGTAATGAGAGTAGAAAAACAGGCTCAGCTATGCTATGATTCTATTAGTAAGGGTGTCGGAGGGGAATTAAATTTAGTCTGAATCCGCCAAAAGAGAGTTTAGTTCGTTTGATGTGATGAGAGTAAAAAAACAAGCTCAGTTATGCTATGATTCTATTAGCACGAGTAtcagagaattaaatggctgccTAACGAGAATGAGCAAGTATATACGTGTGTCTCtccattataaaaatatatagtcCTGTAGCAAAATAGCGATCACGCCTCActaaaatataatagaaaaataaatagaagagaAGAATTTGACCCCTccaaactaaatttttttatataaatttattcctCTTGACATCTCAAATTATTAGAtacttataaaatgaattattctaAATGAAGTGGttataattaataactaaaatttattaattatgtattAAAGTTATCACATTAGAATTCaaccaatttttttattaaagatcACATTAGAATTCAACCAATTCTTTTATTACCTCTtgtgtaaaaaagaaaaaagaaaaaactttcATTACCTTTATTACCAACCTACCAAACTTCAATAATGGAATGTTGTTAAACcctgatttttttttcactttcatttttaatttttttatttaagcaGTAAATCAAAGGTTAAATTATtcgttttttatatattaatattttttaaaaaataatattaattagacTGGTATAACATCTAAACCAAATGCATTATTTCAATAATGGAATGATATTAAACCtagattttttttgttaatattatCAGAATTAgaggaataaaatttaaaatctctcaaatttatttaaatatacttaTCATTAGACTAAATTTataagtattaattttttttatttaaatagtagATTAAAGGttaaattattcattttttatgtattgatattttttttaaataacccTGGTTAGGCTTATATAATATCTAAACCAGATGcattacttttaattattttaaatagataatatatcaaataaataattataaattttaatattttatttaactttttaataaaaaatatgtcaCGTGTAATTAAActgtttattttatctttaaaattaacTATATATTATTGTAGTAATAGCTTtgctttttaatttctatttttattaatttccttttttttttccaaactgaaaataagaaaaaggaggaaaaaagaaaagaagaaaattccTTCTCTTCCCTTTCTCGCCAACTGTAGACTGGAGATTCTGGTTTCGATCGCTTTGTGTTCAAATTTCTTCACGCTTGTACGTCCGGTTCTAGGGTTTGCTCAGTTCTTCCAATTTCCTGTTCTTATATTTCTCAGGTACTTCAATTTCTCAGTTTCATTTCCTTGATCGTGACTTTTGAAGTCAAAATTGATCAATTCTAGTCCAAAACCCTAGTTCTTGTCTGGCTGCTTGAAAATTAGGGGAAAACTGAAGGAAGAAAAATTTCTCCATTTTTATGAGCTctgttgtgtttttttttttacaaagtaATTTAATGATTTAACTTTGTCAATTTAGTTGGATTTGGATCAGTTTGCATGGGTTTGATGATTGGGGTCTTATACTTCCAGATGCGAAATTCCATTGAGTTCCATTTTCCTGCATTTTCATTTGGTATCGTTTATGAAGCTTGTGTGTGATAGTTGAGATTAAAGGAGTGGAACAACAAATAGATAAATGATGCTCAATGCCTTATCAACATGTTGAATCTATTTGGCTATTCTGATTGTATAGTGGGTATCCTGGGAATATGAACATTTTTTCATTGACTGCTGACCCAATGTGAATATAGAGGAAATTGATGAGGCTTTTCTGGTGATGACGTCTTAGTCACGATAATGTAAACGGACAAGGTTAAAAGGAATAGTTTATTGTCTCAGGCTCTCAGCCAGCAAGCTGGAATTCTTTTGGCAAACAGGAGTTACAAATTAGATTGTGATTTTCCATTAATGAATCTTGGCCCTCATGGTTATCCCTTTTCTTCCTCATTTTTATTTAGCTCATCCTTACTAAAATAGAgttcttttgaattttgcaCTGAGTTGGAGGTCTAAGGGAATATTATGGTGGTCTTTTGAAGTTGCAGCTCATCAGTATCTAGTATTCTAGATGCCTTAGCATGGACATGGAGTCACAGGTCTGCTTGGGCTCTAAAGTACATTCATGCATTGAGAATACTTCAATTCAGCATGGGGATACTGGTATAACATCATTGATCCAAGATCGTGTTGAGCCACAACAGCCAGgtacattatttttttctttttctggatTTGTTTTCATGTGGTGTGGTGTAGATGCATTTTAATGGGACAATTTAAtaagaatttcttttattataataatgtcTAATGCAGCAAAAAGACCAACACGACAATGGGCTGCTTGGACacgtgaagaagaagaaagtttCTTCACTGCATTACGTCAAGTTGGGAAGGTATGTTACTATTGCAATGTAATTTCACTTTAAAGTTATTTGATCTTTACATATTATGCTGCAAATGCAGAACTTTGAAAAGATAACCCGTCGTGTACAAAGCAAAAACAAGGATCAGGTAAAAATTTGCTATCAGATATAGGTCTTCatcttttgtttatttatttatatatatgtaacGTTCTATGTATTCTTTATGTTTGCTTTTCATACTTTCtgttcttttttatatttgcaGGTCAGGCATTATTACTATCGTCTTGTGAGGCGAATGAACAAATTGCTGGGTCCAGGATTATGTCTAGATGCGAAAAACTCCAAAGATACAAATGCTGCAATGCTTCGATGGTAATCTTGACTGCAGACTGCTTAATTGCATTGTTTAGTATATGCATTATAAATTGAggaaatttttcaaaaactaAGTAGCACATCGAAGTTTTGAACACATCAAGAAGTTTATGTTATATTATTCTTATTGGTGACTATTTATTTAGGCAAATGTAGAAGCATTTTGGAACATTGCGTTCATAATGAAAGGGTTCAGTAGCTTGAAGAACCCTGCATAGGTTATTGTTTCATTTCATTTCAGTGATGACGATCAGAATTATTGGTTATAAAAATTGATTCTTTTCTCTTGTATTATTTTACTTAGCATGGGTTAAAAAATTTGACTTTCTGCAGGTGGTCTTTATTGGAAAAATACAGCTGCAAGGCCTCAAAGCTTCACTTGAAGCCACGTAGATTTAAGATATTTATAGAAGCACTGGTCAGTTAATATTCTACATCCCCAAAAATTAGTGCTTTCTGGTTATGGAACCTGATTTAGCTGCTGTATTAGCACAACTGATCAATATATCTTCACCATGAAGGAGAACCAACTCTTAAAAGACCGAAAGAAGAATGTAAGGAAACGGCCTCCACAGTTGGAAAATGGTCCTCCTACAGTTCCAAATACTGTTACAAGTCAGAATAGAGCGTCGGGGCATGAAACTAGAACTGTTAAATTGGTTCTTGTGGACAGTCAAAACTTACAAAGGTTAGGAGCTGGAAAGGGATCATTGAAGCGCAATGTTAACATAGGTGTTATCCGCAGCAACAGAGGAGACTCAACTGCAATGAAGCCTGCAAGGCAGAGGCGGAAACAAGGTGATTTTCAGTTTGTACGCTTCTGTTATTCTCCAACTCTTGGGACAGGACTTCATATTCCTCTTAATAGAGAAGTTTGACTTAGAATTATTAAATCCATTTATTACTCAAGTTTCTCAATTTAGCATGCATCTTCCCACATATGATTTGCAGTCTTCGTTTCAATATTTGTGCTAATATACATGCTAGCTATGGTTAATTGCTCGAAGCTTTGATATACAAATGGAAGTTCGCGTAAAATTTTTGCACCCAAGTAGACGACTTCTAATAAATTTTGAGTCCATATTTAATATTCTTCCCCCTAAGCAATATTTCTCTAATCTATCAATTTCGCCTGTTGCCTGAGTTTTCAAATGGTAACAtgcaaattgattttttttccttattttctttgtttgcaAATCTTTGAATTGTTTGTATACAAAATTTCATTACTTATTTTTAGTAGGCATGTTCAAGTCAGCTGCATATaaaaaatgggaaaaagctGCTATTGCCGGGGTTTCTTTGGTTGCTGATGCTGCTGAGCATTTGGAGCGGACAGCCACTGATAAAGGGATTGAACACGAACACAGTATGGCAGGTGGAGTTGATCACCAATTTATGtttcaaaataaatttgaaataatgCTATTTAAATTTCCATAGGTTTACTCTTATATTTTCAACTTCCAGAATGTAAGAGTCCTGACCCTATGGAAAAGGGTGTGCCCCCTTTGCCTGCCTTTTCTCAAAATCATTATGTTGGGAGCAATGCTCAGACTAATATGAAACTTAAGCTCCAGTTGTTCCCAATTGATGATGGCACTCGAAGAGCCTTAGAAATGGTGAGCATGAAGAGACTCTTATGTTGATAACTTCAATTAATGTGGAGGAAAGTGTACCAGCTGAGCGGTATTTAGAACCATTAAAGAAATGATTGCTCCTTCATCTGTTCACAGGATAAACATAATCCATACCTGGAGCTGACTCTTAGTACTCGGAAAAAGATATCATCAGTGCTGGAACACCTTAATCAGAAATGGGGCAATTCAAGAATAGCATCAGGAGAGTTAATGCTTTTCCCTTACAGTGCTCATAGAGAAAATTTTGTAGGTCATCAGAGATGGACTCAAGACGCCATTGTCAGTGCAGCAGATGTACACACTTCAATTGGAAGCCCTCCAGTGTTCCGCTTGAGGTTTATTCTgattttctttttgaatttgATGTGCTCCATCCAAATAGGTGCTAGACTGACATATGATCCTCAATGAAGGTATGGTTGGTTTTCCACCATTGAATTGGCATCTGCGACACTGCAAGAAACTTCAGTATCCAATTCCATTCCTGGTAGAGATACTGTTGATGTGGAAAATGAAAAGAGAAAGATTGTGGACTCTGTATCATCTTCTGgactctcagctgatgataaaTCTGAGGAAAATATGACACACTGTGAGGATCAGCTAACTATAGGAAACAAGCTTCATGCTTCTGCACCACAGTTTACAAGTGTGCCCGATGATCTAAGTGGGTTCATTGCAACAGAACCTAGCAATAACATTGTCATGTCCTCTGACTCTGCAGCAAGAGAATCATGGCATGAAAAGGAGGCTGTTGACGGGGCAAATATGAAACAATTAGATAATGTAGTAAGTGTACTTGGCCTGTCTTGTACTTCTAAGTCTTTTAGCTGCTACCAGGCTAAGGCATAGTAGAGATTCTTAACACTGAGGATTTTGAAACTTTGCATTTGTGCCTGTCATCTTAATTCATGCAACTTGATGTCAGGCCTTTTTTCTGTCCTATATGGTGAGACTTACAGTGCAGCATTCATGTTTAATGGATAGTTTAATCCTTGGTAGCATGAGTTCTGCTCAGTGATGTGGCATTTCTTTCCCACTTATTACTCTACTATACTTCTCCAATAAACTAGGCATCACCAACTTTATATGACATCAAGGTTTTTTTGCTGACaaattgaacttttctttttggctttattattgttgttgttgttattgttgttattattattataataataataatattaaggtTAGTAACTTCtttctttaaataatattaaggtTAGCAACTTCTTTCTTTAAGGTGTCTCTTTATATGATCAGCAGTATGACTTAGTTGACTTGGGTGCATTCCATATGTAGTGCAAAAAAGAGGAGTCCAAATAGGACTTCCTTCCAATTTGTTTGAGCCCCAAATTTAAGGGGAAGTGATTATCTACTGCTGTCATGCAAGTAAAATTCGAAGTCTATAATTGCATAAGAAATACTTGCCCATTTCATAATTTAGCAATAATGCTTAGGACGCATTCTATAAGGCGTGATAATGCTTTTCAGTATCATCAAGCTTTTGAAGAGTCCATTGATGACAACGTTTGACACCATTTTCTTAACTTGTACTATGATAGGATGACCTGAGACTGAGCAGTGGCACTGCATTATCTGCTGGGGAATGGGCTGACAGCCTCACCAACATTAGTGTTGGAGATCTACTGTCAGAAGTGCCTCATGATGTGGATCCTAACTGCTTTGAACCACCTATTGCTCAAAGTGGGCAATGTATTCAACAAATACCATTTAGCTGCGATTCATTTGATGCTGCTATTGCTGCTCATATGTCAAGACATCAAAATAAGATGGAATTTTCTTCGGCAGTGGCATCCCACACATCTTCAATTTGGGATGCTGAAGAAACATGTGATGCCTTCTCATTTCAAAAGGATCACGCTTTCTACCAGGAAATTCCTACTTCAATTGATGTTATCACTCCGGACACTGACAAACAGATGAACTCAATGGTTTCTGGTGACTTCATTGAGGTATTATTTTATGATCAACATGTTCAAGCTAGGTCATTGTTAACGGCTTGATCACATATACTATATGACATATTCTGCTTAATCTTGCAGGGCTCGCCTAATGGGGAGGGGCATGTGGATTATCCTGCTGAAACTGGTCCTATGAATGAATGT
Proteins encoded in this region:
- the LOC110622944 gene encoding TSL-kinase interacting protein 1 isoform X1, which produces MDMESQVCLGSKVHSCIENTSIQHGDTGITSLIQDRVEPQQPAKRPTRQWAAWTREEEESFFTALRQVGKNFEKITRRVQSKNKDQVRHYYYRLVRRMNKLLGPGLCLDAKNSKDTNAAMLRWWSLLEKYSCKASKLHLKPRRFKIFIEALENQLLKDRKKNVRKRPPQLENGPPTVPNTVTSQNRASGHETRTVKLVLVDSQNLQRLGAGKGSLKRNVNIGVIRSNRGDSTAMKPARQRRKQVGMFKSAAYKKWEKAAIAGVSLVADAAEHLERTATDKGIEHEHSMAECKSPDPMEKGVPPLPAFSQNHYVGSNAQTNMKLKLQLFPIDDGTRRALEMDKHNPYLELTLSTRKKISSVLEHLNQKWGNSRIASGELMLFPYSAHRENFVGHQRWTQDAIVSAADVHTSIGSPPVFRLRYGWFSTIELASATLQETSVSNSIPGRDTVDVENEKRKIVDSVSSSGLSADDKSEENMTHCEDQLTIGNKLHASAPQFTSVPDDLSGFIATEPSNNIVMSSDSAARESWHEKEAVDGANMKQLDNVDDLRLSSGTALSAGEWADSLTNISVGDLLSEVPHDVDPNCFEPPIAQSGQCIQQIPFSCDSFDAAIAAHMSRHQNKMEFSSAVASHTSSIWDAEETCDAFSFQKDHAFYQEIPTSIDVITPDTDKQMNSMVSGDFIEGSPNGEGHVDYPAETGPMNECSPDPHGVDNSAKDFTGLTDIYWPESLGPLDLDIPSSKYHNEEFILSDSLSGLNRLIASSLDAFQNCSFFGLDKKDLMPVIEARESTSFSDFKIGNGA
- the LOC110622944 gene encoding TSL-kinase interacting protein 1 isoform X2, which produces MDMESQVCLGSKVHSCIENTSIQHGDTGITSLIQDRVEPQQPAKRPTRQWAAWTREEEESFFTALRQVGKNFEKITRRVQSKNKDQVRHYYYRLVRRMNKLLGPGLCLDAKNSKDTNAAMLRWWSLLEKYSCKASKLHLKPRRFKIFIEALENQLLKDRKKNVRKRPPQLENGPPTVPNTVTSQNRASGHETRTVKLVLVDSQNLQRLGAGKGSLKRNVNIGVIRSNRGDSTAMKPARQRRKQGMFKSAAYKKWEKAAIAGVSLVADAAEHLERTATDKGIEHEHSMAECKSPDPMEKGVPPLPAFSQNHYVGSNAQTNMKLKLQLFPIDDGTRRALEMDKHNPYLELTLSTRKKISSVLEHLNQKWGNSRIASGELMLFPYSAHRENFVGHQRWTQDAIVSAADVHTSIGSPPVFRLRYGWFSTIELASATLQETSVSNSIPGRDTVDVENEKRKIVDSVSSSGLSADDKSEENMTHCEDQLTIGNKLHASAPQFTSVPDDLSGFIATEPSNNIVMSSDSAARESWHEKEAVDGANMKQLDNVDDLRLSSGTALSAGEWADSLTNISVGDLLSEVPHDVDPNCFEPPIAQSGQCIQQIPFSCDSFDAAIAAHMSRHQNKMEFSSAVASHTSSIWDAEETCDAFSFQKDHAFYQEIPTSIDVITPDTDKQMNSMVSGDFIEGSPNGEGHVDYPAETGPMNECSPDPHGVDNSAKDFTGLTDIYWPESLGPLDLDIPSSKYHNEEFILSDSLSGLNRLIASSLDAFQNCSFFGLDKKDLMPVIEARESTSFSDFKIGNGA
- the LOC110622944 gene encoding TSL-kinase interacting protein 1 isoform X3, yielding MDMESQVCLGSKVHSCIENTSIQHGDTGITSLIQDRVEPQQPAKRPTRQWAAWTREEEESFFTALRQVGKNFEKITRRVQSKNKDQVRHYYYRLVRRMNKLLGPGLCLDAKNSKDTNAAMLRWWSLLEKYSCKASKLHLKPRRFKIFIEALENQLLKDRKKNVRKRPPQLENGPPTVPNTVTSQNRASGHETRTVKLVLVDSQNLQRLGAGKGSLKRNVNIGVIRSNRGDSTAMKPARQRRKQAAYKKWEKAAIAGVSLVADAAEHLERTATDKGIEHEHSMAECKSPDPMEKGVPPLPAFSQNHYVGSNAQTNMKLKLQLFPIDDGTRRALEMDKHNPYLELTLSTRKKISSVLEHLNQKWGNSRIASGELMLFPYSAHRENFVGHQRWTQDAIVSAADVHTSIGSPPVFRLRYGWFSTIELASATLQETSVSNSIPGRDTVDVENEKRKIVDSVSSSGLSADDKSEENMTHCEDQLTIGNKLHASAPQFTSVPDDLSGFIATEPSNNIVMSSDSAARESWHEKEAVDGANMKQLDNVDDLRLSSGTALSAGEWADSLTNISVGDLLSEVPHDVDPNCFEPPIAQSGQCIQQIPFSCDSFDAAIAAHMSRHQNKMEFSSAVASHTSSIWDAEETCDAFSFQKDHAFYQEIPTSIDVITPDTDKQMNSMVSGDFIEGSPNGEGHVDYPAETGPMNECSPDPHGVDNSAKDFTGLTDIYWPESLGPLDLDIPSSKYHNEEFILSDSLSGLNRLIASSLDAFQNCSFFGLDKKDLMPVIEARESTSFSDFKIGNGA